Proteins encoded by one window of Haematobia irritans isolate KBUSLIRL chromosome 2, ASM5000362v1, whole genome shotgun sequence:
- the LOC142225122 gene encoding uncharacterized protein LOC142225122 yields the protein MSAITKFTQISDALIIFNAEICGESLNTSSIHTLEVHREELRDIWRQVKPQYEESVQELMASKDEDARADLETIRARQRTTYMTYVECMSKIGEAIESQQSLQSLSKSSSVRHETSTLHLPPCDTELFHGDYLSWPSFRDLFTAIYIRNSRLSPVEKLFHLNNKTRNEAREVVRKAPLTNEGFDIAWKALQVRYENKRLLINSQLRVLFNLKKIPLESGDSIKSIQNTINGIISALKLYNIDIQTWDPIFVYLCCRKLPETTLSLWEQSVVNKTECPFWRELDEFLTRRYQTLETVLDLSDHPSNSQPNDFPKNVPKVTAPKVSAPKRVNSYQNSLAVPLCKLCPNQSHSIRLCPKFVNMCYNDRMGLIKKYKLCLNCFAKNHAVKDCKSAFNCLKCKRRHHTLLCTSSTNPQTDSVSASTSGSSVQAIQSTSESSYQNGEESVQSFAATSSRQVLLGTAIIHVLHKGDIFKARALFDSGSEASFISEHFFQLLKLNANKISAHISGLNGSISARSQKICNLCISSPINSQISINTTAIVLPQLTSSLPTFSTNMEMFSHLPNIELADPEFFKTSYIDVLIGADLIPQVMLDGIKRQVCGSLMAQETIFGWILTGPMPIQSENISSFRTIVSYFNELALDKQISKFFEVEDLPKRKYMSEADRFCENLYSQTTERDPSGRYIVQLPFKEEFQKTLKLGYSKKNAIAQYFRNENRLLRTPELKNQYDEVVSEYLQLGHMKEILSHPFENVDRYYLPHHAVIRPDRVTTKLRVVFNASNPTSNGISLNDVLHCGPSLQLDLTSLLLQWRFFKIVFNSDIEKMYRQISVAPKHTPFQRIIYRNNPTEDLREYELKTVTFGLNCAPYLALRTLQQLATDVKNTFPLASQILMSSMYVDDILAGSHDISSAIRAQTELTSALNSAGFSLRKWTSNSTEFLRTIPKEYLLNEDFLQFDDSSLAKTLGVRWNAKNDYFYFHAQAIKSSKSPTKRQILSEISKLFDPAGWLCPYIVTAKLLMRDIWSSKVDWDHPIPCELLATWKNFLENYPSIERIRIPRWVQYQPGCEVQLHGFCDASEKAYAAAIYIRSETPDGVVQIHLLTAKSKVAPLKTISIPRLELCGAVLLADAIESLMEIFPFPNIKIFCWTDSMIVLAWLKKPAFSWKTFVANRVSRISEIVNVDNWFHVESKHNPADIASRGAYPSEMFENELWWRGPSWLQLSASLWPNSITEEIDENLLEKKISSHFAYFREYDDPLARFSSFGRALRVLSYVYKFISKIRKISPSSDPIQLKREDIEKTRNSLIMLAQKYAYPNEYKNLTQSKVIPPSSSISNLNPFLDSTGLMRVCSRIAGSESLTYNEQYPIILPYNSNFSRLLLKFIHQITLHGGNNLMLRMLRLQFWIPKAKNLIKSTIHNCKICVISKHKLQKQLMGTLPPERTTLSRPFTNTGLDFAGPFDIKAYAGRSRLISKGYVCIFVCFATRAIHLEITSTLSTPDFLAAFHRFVSRRGCPKNLYSDNGKNFVGASRELAQNVIRCSRESISSHFSHQEISWHFIPPGAPHMGGLWEAGVKSFKQHFRKIAGDHRFTFEEFSTILARIEACLNSRPISPMSENPNDMLSLTPGHFLTGGPILSVCEPSESETNLSVMNRWRKVKALCQQFSIRWKHEYLKEMHKRMKWQTPQKNIEVGSMVVIRDDCLPPTEWKLGRVSKIYPGKDNLVRVVDILTAKGIITRPLVKINVFRPKQSYEDPPC from the exons ATGTCCGCTATAACCAAATTCACCCAAATTTCGGACGCCTTGATTATATTCAATGCTGAAATTTGTGGTGAATCTCTTAACACATCTTCGATCCACACCTTAGAAGTTCACAGGGAGGAACTTCGGGACATTTGGCGACAAGTTAAGCCTCAATACGAAGAAAGTGTTCAAGAACTGATGGCTTCTAAAGACGAGGATGCCAGAGCCGATCTTGAGACTATTAGAGCACGACAGCGGACTACTTATATGACTTATGTGGAATGTATGTCCAAAATAGGGGAGGCAATTGAATCTCAGCAATCCTTGCAATCACTTTCCAAATCATCTTCAGTCCGACATGAGACATCCACTTTACATCTTCCTCCGTGCGATACAGAATTATTTCACGGTGATTACCTCTCTTGGCCATCTTTTAGAGACCtctttacggccatatatatccGAAATTCACGATTATCTCCTGTTGAAAAGCTTTTTCACCTAAACAATAAAACAAGGAATGAGGCTCGAGAAGTTGTTCGGAAGGCTCCGTTGACCAATGAGGGGTTTGACATCGCATGGAAGGCTCTCCAAGTCCGTTATGAAAACAAAAGGTTATTAATTAATAGTCAGCTAAGGGTCCTattcaatttaaagaaaattccccTCGAGTCCGGAGATTCCATAAAGTCAATCCAAAATACAATTAATGGGATTATATCGGCCTTAAAGTTGTACAATATAGACATTCAGACTTGGGATCCGATATTCGTTTATCTGTGTTGTAGAAAACTTCCAGAAACCACATTATCCTTATGGGAACAATCTGTGGTTAATAAGACAGAATGCCCGTTTTGGAGAGAGCTCGATGAATTCCTAACTCGTCGTTATCAAACATTGGAGACGGTGCTCGATCTAAGTGATCATCCATCTAATTCGCAGCCAAacgattttcccaaaaatgtGCCGAAAGTGACAGCCCCAAAGGTTTCCGCTCCAAAACGAGTGAATTCGTATCAAAATAGCCTTGCAGTTCCTTTAtgcaaactttgtccaaatcaaTCACACTCCATCCGACTTTGTCCGAAATTCGTAAACATGTGTTACAACGACAGAATGggcttaataaaaaaatacaaactttgtttGAACTGCTTTGCAAAGAATCATGCGGTGAAGGATTGCAAAAGCGCTTTTAACTGTCTTAAGTGTAAGCGACGACATCATACGTTATTGTGTACATCCTCAACTAATCCTCAAACCGACTCCGTTTCCGCTTCGACATCCGGTTCTTCCGTTCAAGCTATACAGTCCACTTCCGAATCCTCTTACCAAAACGGAGAAGAATCTGTTCAGTCGTTCGCGGCTACAAGTTCTAGACAAGTGTTGCTAGGGACTGCTATTATTCATGTTCTACACAAAGGCGATATTTTCAAGGCAAGAGCATTATTCGATTCGGGCTCTGAGGCCTCCTTCATTTCCGAGCATTTCTTCCAACTTCTCAAGCTCAAtgccaacaaaatatcggcccatATTTCTGGACTCAATGGTTCTATTTCAGCACGTTCTCAAAAAATATGCAATCTGTGTATAAGTTCTCCAATTAACTCCCAAATTTCTATTAACACTACTGCCATTGTACTTCCACAActcacctcatcgttaccaaccTTTTCGACAAACATGGAAATGTTTTCCCATCTGCCAAATATCGAATTAGCTGATCCGGAGTTTTTCAAAACATCTTATATCGATGTTCTAATTGGCGCCGATCTCATTCCACAAGTCATGCTTGACGGAATAAAGCGGCAAGTTTGTGGGTCCCTTATGGCCCAAGAAACgatatttggttggattttgacTGGTCCAATGCCAATTCAATCCGAAAACATTTCGTCTTTTCGCACAATCGTTTCCTATTTCAATGAATTGGCTTTGGATaaacaaatttctaaattttttgaggtggaaGACCTTCCTAAAAGGAAGTATATGTCCGAAGCAGATAGGTTTTGCGAAAACTTATATTCCCAAACAACAGAAAGGGATCCGTCTGGGCGCTATATCGTTCAATTACCATTCAAGGAAGAATTTCAAAAGACTTTAAAACTGGGATACTCGAAGAAAAATGCAATTGCACAGTATTTCCGTAATGAGAATCGTTTGCTTCGTACCCCTGAACTCAAAAATCAATATGACGAAGTTGTTAGTGAATATTTGCAACTAGGTCATATGAAAGAAATTCTCTCCCATCCTTTTGAAAATGTCGATCGATACTATTTGCCTCACCATGCCGTAATCCGTCCCGACAGAGTTACAACGAAGCTTCGAGTGGTTTTTAACGCTTCAAATCCGACTTCAAATGGAATCAGTCTGAATGACGTCCTTCATTGTGGCCCTTCCTTGCAACTTGACTTAACGAGTCTTTTGCTTCAATggcgatttttcaaaatcgtttttaacagcgatattgaaaaaatgtatcgtCAAATTTCCGTGGCTCCAAAACACACTCCCTTTCAAAGAATTATTTATCGAAATAATCCGACCGAAGATTTACGTGAGTACGAATTGAAAACGGTAACATTCGGCTTGAATTGTGCTCCGTACTTGGCACTTCGCACTTTACAGCAGCTGGCTACTGATGTGAAAAATACTTTTCCATTGGCCAGTCAAATCCTTATGTCTTCCATGTACGTGGACGATATCCTAGCCGGAAGTCATGATATTTCTTCGGCCATTCGGGCACAGACAGAACTGACATCCGCTTTAAATTCCGCTGGATTTTCGTTGAGGAAATGGACTTCAAATTCCACAGAATTCCTCCGCACTATACCAAAGGAATATTTGCTTAACGAAGACTTCCTTCAGTTTGACGATAGTAGTTTGGCGAAAACTTTAGGTGTAAGGTGGAACGCCAAGAACGACTACTTTTATTTCCACGCTCAGGCAATTAAATCCTCCAAATCCCCGACGAAAAGACAAATATTATCCGAGATATCGAAATTGTTCGATCCTGCAGGGTGGTTGTGTCCCTATATCGTTACAGCCAAACTGTTGATGCGAGATATATGGTCGTCCAAGGTCGACTGGGACCATCCTATACCATGTGAATTACTAGCGacatggaaaaatttcttagaaaactaTCCGTCCATTGAGAGAATAAGAATTCCTCGTTGGGTTCAATACCAACCCGGTTGCGAGGTGCAGTTGCATGGTTTTTGCGACGCATCCGAGAAAGCTTATGCCGCTGCAATCTACATTCGATCTGAAACACCTGATGGTGTCGTTCAAATACACTTGCTCACGGCAAAATCAAAAGTTGCTCCTCTCAAGACTATTTCCATTCCACGTCTTGAGCTGTGCGGAGCAGTTTTGCTTGCTGATGCTATTGAGTCCTTGATGGAGATTTTTCCCTTCCCTAATATTAAAATCTTTTGCTGGACCGATTCTATGATTGTTCTGGCCTGGTTAAAAAAGCCTGCTTTTTCTTGGAAGACATTCGTAGCAAACCGTGTTTCTAGAATATCCGAAATAGTCAATGTTGACAATTGGTTTCATGTCGAATCCAAGCACAATCCGGCTGATATAGCATCCCGTGGAGCATATCCGTCTGAAATGTTCGAGAACGAATTATGGTGGCGTGGTCCCTCCTGGTTACAACTTTCCGCAAGCCTATGGCCGAATTCAATAACCGAAGAAATCGATGAAAATCTTCTGGAGAAAAAGATTTCTTCTCATTTCGCCTACTTTCGTGAATACGATGATCCTCTAGCTCGATTTTCTTCTTTCGGACGAGCGCTAAGAGTATTATCATAcgtttacaaatttatttccaaaattcgCAAAATTTCTCCCTCATCCGACCCCATTCAATTGAAAAGAGAAGACATTGAAAAAACTAGGAATAGTTTAATCATGCTGGCACAAAAATATGCATATCCGAATGAGTATAAAAATCTAACACAATCAAAAGTCATTCCTCCGTCCAGTTCGATTTCGAATCTCAATCCGTTCCTAGACTCCACTGGCCTTATGCGAGTTTGTAGTCGAATTGCTGGATCTGAAAGTCTAACATACAAcgagcagtatccaataatattacCATATAATTCCAATTTTTCGAGATTGTTGCTCAAATTCATTCATCAGATCACATTACATGGAGGAAATAATTTAATGCTCCGAATGCTAAGGCTTCAGTTCTGGATTCCAAAAGCTAAGAACCTTATAAAGTCCACAATCCATAACTGCAAAATATGTGTCATTTCGAAACACAAACTCCAGAAGCAGTTAATGGGCACTCTACCCCCTGAGCGAACAACGCTTTCCAGGCCGTTTACAAATACAGGACTAGATTTTGCTGGTCCTTTCGACATCAAGGCATATGCTGGCCGTTCACGTCTCATTTCAAAAGGGTACGTTTGCATTTTCGTGTGCTTCGCAACTCGAGCCATTCATCTAGAAATTACTTCCACCCTTTCgactccagacttcctggcagcATTTCATCGTTTTGTTTCACGCCGTGGTTGTCCGAAAAATCTTTACTCAGacaatggcaaaaattttgtggGTGCGTCCAGAGAACTTGCACAAAATGTAATCCGATGTTCGCGAGAATCTATTTCTTCTCATTTCTCTCATCAAGAAATTTCATGGCACTTTATTCCACCTGGAGCTCCGCATATGGGCGGTCTTTGGGAAGCTGGGGTAAAAAGTTTTAAACAGCATTTCCGAAAGATAGCGGGGGATCATCGATTTACATTTGAAGAATTCTCGACAATTTTAGCCCGAATAGAAGCGTGCCTGAATTCTAGACCGATTTCCCCAATGTCTGAAAATCCAAACGATATGCTCTCCTTAACACCAGGACATTTCCTAACTGGTGGTCCGATCCTTTCCGTATGTGAGCCATCTGAATCTGAAACTAATCTATCCGTTATGAACCGGTGGCGTAAAGTAAAAGCTTTGTGCCAACAATTCAGTATTCGATGGAAGCATGAGTACTTAAAGGAAATGCATAAACGCATGAAATGGCAAACACCTCAGAAAAATATCGAAGTAGGTTCCATGGTTGTTATCCGCGACGACTGCCTACCTCCGACTGAATGGAAATTGGGAAGAGTTTCGAAAATATATCCAGGGAAAGATAATTTAGTTCGAGTAGTAGATATTCTGACGGCAAAAGGAATAATTACTCGTCCCCTTGTGAAAATT AATGTCTTCCGTCCAAAGCAGAGTTACGAAGATCCACCATGTTAA